One genomic segment of Coffea arabica cultivar ET-39 chromosome 6e, Coffea Arabica ET-39 HiFi, whole genome shotgun sequence includes these proteins:
- the LOC113697567 gene encoding probable disease resistance protein At5g47250: MAIQEIANSIVGTIVEKCVNPILRQFQYLIFYKSNVQTLSDDIKILELKEAEVQQLVCQAKDNAEEIKPTVVDWLERVEDVKKDAHTISEGMETAKVNCLNIVRLPNLKSCYLLGRRAVKRTSVVEKLLGEGPFDQVGSIAPFEQMPLTESIPSLEKGLVSRMSTKKELMEALKQEKTSLMAICGMGGVGKTTLVKQIADQVKFEKLFDKVAMATLSQSPDMRNVQDQLAEQLGLKITEQTDLARAKRLYTRLTNSDERILVVLDDIWKELDLKSLGIPIKGECKSLKVILTSRFKDVCSGMRAEIFEVNVLRIEEAWHLFKEVAEISDDSALSGVAKQVAEECKGLPLAIVVVAKALKSNHTPESWDRALRQLQEYTIRELEGDEDLVFSRIKFSYDYLKSAEAKSLLLLCSLFPEDYSIPIECLVRYGKGLELFQDTENFEKCKRQSRLAG, translated from the coding sequence ATGGCAATCCAAGAAATTGCCAATTCAATTGTGGGAACAATTGTAGAGAAGTGTGTCAATCCAATTTTGCGCCAATTTCAGTACTTAATTTTCTACAAAAGCAACGTTCAAACTCTGAGCGATGACATCAAAATACTTGAGCTAAAGGAAGCTGAGGTGCAACAATTGGTATGTCAAGCAAAAGACAATGCTGAAGAAATTAAACCAACTGTTGTTGATTGGCTGGAACGAGTTGAGGATGTCAAGAAAGATGCACACACTATTTCTGAGGGTATGGAGACTGCTAAGGTGAATTGCTTGAATATTGTCAGGCTTCCGAATTTGAAGTCATGCTATTTGCTAGGCCGACGTGCGGTGAAAAGAACGAGTGTTGTTGAAAAACTCTTAGGAGAGGGGCCATTTGATCAAGTTGGATCCATTGCTCCATTCGAGCAAATGCCGTTAACTGAATCAATCCCGTCCTTAGAGAAAGGCCTAGTTTCTAGGATGTCAACAAAGAAGGAACTGATGGAAGCTTTAAAGCAGGAGAAAACTAGCCTAATGGCGATTTGTGGTATGGGCGGCGTAGGCAAGACTACTCTAGTCAAACAAATTGCTGACCAGGTTAAGTTCGAGAAATTGTTTGATAAAGTCGCCATGGCAACTTTGTCTCAAAGTCCAGACATGAGAAATGTCCAAGATCAACTTGCTGAGCAGTTAGGGCTGAAGATAACAGAGCAAACTGATCTTGCCAGAGCTAAAAGATTGTATACGAGACTGACCAATAGTGACGAGAGAATTCTTGTTGTATTGGATGACATTTGGAAAGAACTTGATCTTAAGAGTCTAGGAATTCCTATCAAAGGTGAATGCAAGAGCTTAAAAGTCATACTGACGTCTCGGTTCAAAGATGTTTGTAGCGGCAtgcgagctgaaatttttgaggTGAATGTCTTGCGTATAGAAGAAGCATGGCATCTTTTTAAAGAGGTTGCAGAAATTTCTGATGATTCTGCTTTGAGTGGTGTTGCAAAGCAGGTTGCAGAGGAATGCAAAGGTCTACCTCTTGCAATCGTTGTTGTTGCCAAGGCATTAAAGAGCAATCATACTCCAGAATCCTGGGATCGTGCCCTTCGGCAACTACAAGAGTACACAATTAGAGAACTAGAAGGAGATGAAGATTTAGTGTTTTCAAGAATTAAGTTTAGCTATGACTATTTAAAAAGCGCTGAAGCTAAGTCACTACTTTTGCTTTGCAGTTTGTTTCCAGAGGATTATAGTATTCCAATCGAATGTTTGGTTAGGTATGGTAAAGGGCTAGAATTGTTCCAGGATACAGAGAATTTTGAGAAATGTAAGAGACAAAGTAGACTTGCTGGTTGA
- the LOC140009782 gene encoding uncharacterized protein: MEALRVMELNNSQIEFPLSWPGQMLRSLRTLCLDYCSLGTGLSSMLGHMTQLETLSLFQSRIRDDQFPAEIAQLSNLKLLDLRVESSLHPLPIGILSSLKKLEELYLGSSDHLQLGRDKQEEIGCLKEISAISNLACLQIALDDFSLLLLSLQAFDTQRLSRFNIAVDNYRGAMIDHRRNYQFRKSFKLYLSGHGDEWLKQLFDPNVTSIVKRTENLTLYLSDQSSCLRNLVPDLGENGFINLKKLCLDDGQYECLVDSTANLVARHVFENLVYMKLRLLKLKEICNGFLPPGCFNQLQGVELYSIRALQCLWKGPVKPPSLCNLISIKVEDCAQITTLFSESALKCLVKLQRIDVTYCKNLERIVLREESLTEEVLELPQLKALTLSYTNFIGFGSEDDKAVAFFDQVSLPRLELLEILGSGDGPEQLIGGKMPSGSLDNLKHVQLWECRSIRCIAKGHTVTLLQNLQALWTWDCQGIESLVDFEGLKVHNTPSEKAFEILPKLESLGLSDCSRLIHIWRNFPEGIRVFQNLRSLHVSKCPLKCLFHPPSVATMLISLEALEVYWCSEMCEVIGEEDEEVSLEDNAQHHDIGKRREIALGRTSKEFVFSRLTSLRLQALENLRSFGGSYREDYEFKFPLLTELIISYCPKLKKFSSGNLDAPLLKKVRIMPSDTENFEAPVDLKDREICPLLI, encoded by the exons ATGGAAGCTCTCAGGGTCATGGAATTAAACAACTCACAAATTGAATTTCCACTGTCATGGCCTGGCCAAATGTTAAGGAGCCTTCGGACACTCTGCCTGGATTATTGTAGTTTGGGCACTGGATTGTCGTCAATGCTTGGACACATGACGCAACTGGAAACTTTGAGCCTCTTTCAATCCAGAATTCGGGATGATCAGTTTCCAGCTGAAATCGCTCAGTTGAGTAATTTaaagttgttggatttgagggTTGAAAGTAGCCTCCATCCCTTGCCTATTGGTATCTTGTCAAGCTTGAAGAAACTAGAAGAATTGTATTTGGGATCTAGTGATCATTTGCAGCTAGGGAGAGATAAACAAGAGGAAATAGGATGCCTTAAAGAGATCTCAGCAATCTCTAACCTTGCATGTCTCCAGATTGCTTTGGATGACTTTAGCCTCCTACTTCTATCTTTGCAAGCATTTGATACTCAGAGGTTGTCAAGATTTAACATTGCGGTAGATAATTACAGAGGAGCAATGATAGATCACCGCAGAAACTATCAATTTCGGAAAAGCTTCAAGCTTTATCTGTCAGGTCATGGTGATGAATGGTTGAAACAACTTTTTGACCCCAATGTTACTAGCATTGTCAAGAGAACTGAGAATCTCACTTTATATCTTTCTGATCAGTCATCATGCTTGAGGAATCTTGTGCCTGACTTGGGTGAAAACGGGttcatcaatttgaaaaagCTTTGTCTAGACGATGGACAATATGAATGCCTTGTTGATTCTACCGCCAACCTTGTTGCCCGAcatgtttttgaaaatttggtgtaCATGAAGTTGAGacttttgaagttgaaagaAATATGTAACGGATTTCTTCCACCTGGGTGCTTCAATCAACTTCAAGGGGTGGAACTTTATTCTATAAGAGCTTTACAGTGCTTGTGGAAGGGACCAGTCAAACCTCCATCGCTTTGCAACCTCATATCTATTAAGGTAGAGGATTGTGCTCAAATTACGACTCTCTTCTCAGAATCAGCACTGAAATGTCTGGTGAAACTCCAAAGGATAGACGTAACTTATTGTAAAAATTTGGAGAGAATTGTTCTGAGGGAGGAAAGTCTGACAGAGGAGGTGCTTGAGCTACCCCAACTCAAAGCGTTAACCTTAAGCTATACAAACTTTATTGGTTTTGGCTCTGAAGATGATAAAGCTGTGGCTTTCTTTGACCAG GTTTCACTCCCCCGCCTGGAACTACTAGAGATTCTCGGATCTGGTGATGGTCCCGAACAACTAATAGGAGGGAAAATGCCTAGCGGGTCCCTCGACAACTTAAAACACGTGCAGCTTTGGGAATGTCGCTCTATCCGATGCATTGCCAAAGGTCATACGGTCACATTATTACAAAACTTGCAAGCACTTTGGACGTGGGATTGTCAAGGGATAGAATCCCTTGTCGACTTTGAGGGTCTAAAAGTTCATAATACTCCATCAGAAAAGGCATTTGAAATTCTTCCCAAACTTGAGTCACTGGGCTTGAGTGACTGTTCAAGATTAATCCACATTTGGAGGAATTTTCCTGAAGGGATTCGAGTATTCCAAAACTTAAGAAGTCTACATGTGAGCAAGTGCCCTTTAAAATGTTTGTTTCATCCTCCTAGTGTGGCCACCATGCTCATAAGTCTTGAGGCACTTGAAGTTTATTGGTGCTCGGAAATGTGTGAAGTCATAGGTGAGGAAGATGAAGAGGTCAGCCTAGAAGACAATGCTCAGCATCATGACATTGGAAAACGTAGAGAAATTGCACTGGGAAGAACTAGCAAGGAGTTCGTGTTTTCTAGATTAACCTCTCTGCGGTTGCAAGCGCTTGAGAATCTTCGAAGCTTTGGTGGTAGTTATCGGGAGGATTATGAGTTCAAATTTCCCCTACTCACTGAGTTGATCATATCTTATTGCccaaagttgaagaaattcagtTCCGGAAATTTGGATGCACCATTGCTTAAGAAAGTCCGAATAATGCCAAGTGATACAGAGAATTTTGAAGCTCCCGTGGATTTAAAG GATCGAGAGATTTGTCCTTTGTTAATTTGA